In Drosophila yakuba strain Tai18E2 chromosome X, Prin_Dyak_Tai18E2_2.1, whole genome shotgun sequence, a single genomic region encodes these proteins:
- the LOC6525697 gene encoding probable ATP-dependent RNA helicase DDX10: MQRQKPKGPGKPGPRFKPGSGKNKGAAGGRKSGDNNQKRPRQELNKSRLAATEAEIKELQAKYAEIDATTIKKFAHFPLSKKTLKALTESKFVHPTQVQRDSIGPALQGKDVLGAAVTGSGKTLAFLIPVLEHLFMNKWSRSDGVGAIIISPTRELAYQIFETLKKVGKHHDFSAGLIIGGKNLKFERTRMDQCNILICTPGRLLQHMDENPLFNTSTMEVLVLDEADRCLDMGFQKALNSIIENFPPVRQTMLFSATQTNTVQDLARLNLKDPVYVGYGGATAGEEPSSSTKKAPSTAVLAVPELLQQSYVVLNLEDKITMLWSFIKNHLKQKIIVFVSSCKQAKYLYEIFCKLRPGSPLLALYGTLHQDRRIAIYEDFLRKSHVVMFSTDVASRGLDFPAVNWVVQLDCPEDVSQYIHRAGRSARNKTRGECLLVLTPSEEEYMISALKEQLNIDIRCVQIDPKKLFSPRVKIEAFLAQFPELRATAQRAFLSYIKSVFLMRNKRLFNVFSLDLDAFAQSLGLAVTPRVPFLEKFLWRQKQLQQQKEQGDKPTADNPVLSKMTKQQSFGGADDDEENSDDDDFIKVKRKDHDVEGEPVQLDEDEATENEAEGPLVVPKREKLVTKASLAKKALKKNLQVNSKLKFDDEGETMADDRSQMKALSARQRTENQDDDDGGIDLVLSKALLTEEDQYDKQRFRELVKKRHKLQREKLRKKTVEAKGSDEEDEHQDDGNADDAGSESDHSVDLSWLPDPDKVYKNKANTSDGNEDAHTESKSESSDASDDEDEDDSDDEPAYKKSKLTNKMTLMDTEAIAASLLGS; this comes from the exons ATGCAACGCCAGAAACCCAAGGGACCCGGCAAACCGGGTCCGCGTTTCAAGCCGGGCTCCGGCAAGAACAAAGGAGCTGCTGGTGGCCGAAAAAGTGGCGACAACAACCAGAAACGTCCGCGCCAGGAGCTCAACAAGTCGCGACTGGCCGCCACCGAAGCGGAGATCAAGGAACTGCAGGCCAAATACGCGGAGATCGATGCTACTACCATCAAGAAGTTCGCCCACTTTCCGCTGTCCAAGAAGACCCTAAAGGCACTGACGGAGTCCAAGTTCGTGCATCCCACACAGGTGCAGCGGGACAGCATTGGACCGGCACTGCAGGGCAAGGATGTGCTGGGTGCGGCCGTCACAGGCAGTGGCAAGACACTGGCCTTTCTCATACCC GTTCTGGAGCATCTATTCATGAACAAATGGTCGCGCTCCGATGGCGTTGGCGCCATCATCATCTCGCCCACCCGCGAGCTGGCCTACCAGATATTCGAGACCCTAAAGAAGGTGGGGAAACACCACGACTTCTCCGCCGGCCTCATCATCGGAGGCAAGAACCTGAAGTTCGAGCGGACTCGCATGGACCAGTGCAACATACTAATTTGCACACCCGGCAGGTTGCTGCAGCACATGGACGAGAATCCGCTCTTCAATACGAGCACCATGGAGGTGTTGGTGCTGGATGAAGCCGATCGCTGTTTGGATATGGGTTTCCAGAAGGCCCTAAACTCAATCATAGAAAATTTCCCACCCGTGCGTCAAACGATGCTATTCTCGGCCACGCAAACAAACACGGTGCAGGACTTAGCAAGGCTTAATCTAAAGGATCCGGTCTACGTTGGCTACGGAGGAGCGACAGCAGGTGAAGAACCCAGCTCCAGCACGAAGAAGGCTCCAAGCACCGCTGTCTTGGCGGTTCCCGAGCTTTTGCAGCAGAGCTATGTGGTGTTGAACCTCGAGGATAAGATCACCATGCTGTGGTCGTTCATCAAGAACCATTTGAAGCAAAAGATCATTGTCTTCGTATCCAGTTGCAAGCAGGCCAAGTACCTGTACGAGATATTTTGCAAACTGCGACCGGGTAGCCCGCTGCTGGCTCTTTATGGAACCCTCCATCAGGATCGTCGCATTGCCATCTACGAGGATTTCCTTCGTAAGAGCCACGTCGTCATGTTCTCCACTGATGTGGCATCGCGCGGCCTGGACTTTCCTGCTGTCAATTGGGTGGTGCAGTTGGACTGCCCAGAGGATGTTTCCCAGTACATTCACCGAGCGGGACGCTCTGCCCGAAACAAGACACGCGGCGAGTGTCTGTTGGTTTTGACGCCCAGCGAGGAGGAGTACATGATTAGTGCACTTAAGGAACAGTTGAATATCGACATTCGGTGTGTGCAAATCGATCCCAAGAAGCTCTTCTCGCCGCGCGTCAAGATCGAAGCCTTCCTGGCCCAATTTCCCGAACTGAGAGCCACCGCCCAGCGCGCCTTCCTTTCGTACATAAAATCCGTGTTCCTGATGCGCAACAAGCGCTTGTTCAATGTGTTTAGCCTCGATTTAGATGCATTCGCTCAGTCGCTGGGCTTGGCGGTTACGCCGCGTGTTCCCTTCCTCGAAAAATTCCTGTGGCGCCagaagcagctgcagcagcagaaggaaCAAGGTGATAAACCAACAGCTGACAATCCAGTGCTCAGCAAGATGACCAAGCAGCAGAGCTTTGGCGgcgctgatgatgatgaagagAACAGTGATGACGACGACTTTATCAAGGTGAAACGTAAGGATCACGATGTGGAAGGAGAACCAGTTCAACTGGACGAAGACGAAGCCACAGAGAACGAGGCAGAGGGACCACTTGTAGTGCCCAAGCGAGAGAAGCTGGTGACCAAGGCCTCGCTGGCCAAGAAGGCGCTGAAGAAGAACCTGCAGGTCAACTCCAAGCTGAAGTTCGATGACGAGGGCGAAACTATGGCAGATGATCGCAGCCAAATGAAGGCTTTGAGTGCCAGGCAGAGAACAGAGAACCAAGACGACGACGATGGAGGCATCGATCTTGTGCTGTCCAAGGCACTGCTCACAGAGGAGGATCAATACGACAAGCAGCGATTCCGGGAGCTGGTCAAGAAGCGGCACAAGCTGCAACGTGAGAAGCTGCGCAAGAAGACGGTGGAGGCCAAGGGCAGCGACGAGGAAGATGAGCACCAGGATGATGGCAATGCCGACGATGCTGGCAGTGAGAGTGACCATTCAGTGGACCTCTCCTGGCTGCCGGATCCCGACAAGGTCTATAAAAACAAGGCTAACACTTCGGATGGTAATGAAGACGCGCATACTGAATCCAAATCAGAGTCAAGCGATGCATCCGACGATGAGGACGAAGATGACTCCGATGATGAACCCGCCTACAAAAAGTCCAAGCTGACGAATAAGATGACACTTATGGACACGGAGGCCATCGCGGCCAGCCTTTTGGGCAGCTAA